In a single window of the Bacillus rossius redtenbacheri isolate Brsri chromosome 8, Brsri_v3, whole genome shotgun sequence genome:
- the LOC134534799 gene encoding endocuticle structural glycoprotein SgAbd-3-like has product MFKLVIACCLLGAALAAPQGPPQLKLSPKEPIPIVSQSSVLNEDGSFQNSYESGDGTKVDAAGVQKAVGPKGEAGTAIQGSYSFYIDNVLYTLTYTADENGFQPQGNYLPTPPPIPEKILEALAYNAAHPEEDNLKRK; this is encoded by the exons ATGTTCAAGCTG GTGATCGCCTGTTGCCTGCTGGGGGCAGCCCTGGCCGCCCCTCAGGGACCGCCGCAGCTGAAGCTGTCCCCCAAGGAGCCAATCCCCATCGTGTCCCAGAGCAGCGTGCTCAATGAAGACGGCAGCTTCCAGAACAG CTACGAGAGCGGCGACGGCACCAAGGTGGACGCCGCCGGAGTCCAGAAGGCGGTGGGCCCCAAGGGCGAGGCGGGCACGGCCATCCAGGGCTCCTACTCCTTCTACATAGACAACGTGCTCTACACGCTCACCTACACCGCCGACGAGAACGGCTTCCAGCCGCAGGGCAACTACCTGCCCACCCCTCCGCCCATCCCTGAGAAGATCCTCGAGGCGCTGGCCTACAACGCCGCGCACCCGGAGGAGGACAACCTCAAGAGGAAGTag